The sequence CGATCCCAATGGCAACTCAGTTTCCGTCGAAGCGGAGCTGCTGAAAGGCGTTGATACGGAACGCCAGCACAAGCGTGCCATGGCCATTTACAAATCCTCCATGAATATCCTGCGCGCCAGCCTGGGCAAAACCTGAGGAGGCATGAGAGATGAGTGAATTTTCCAAAGCCCTTTCCGTCACTGCCAGCGGTCTCAAGGCGCAAGCCGCGCGCCTGCGCCATGTGTCGGAGAACATTTCAAACGCCGACACGCCGGGATACCGCCGCAAGGCAGTGCCTTTCGAATCGGTGCGCGAACTTCGGACAGATGTGGAGCATGTGCGCACCGGCCGGGTCACCCTGGACCGCAGCGAGCTGCAAAAAGTCTATGACCCGTCGCATCCGCTGGCTGACGAAAGCGGTCATTTCGAAGGCTCCAACGTGGATCTGATGATCGAGATCGCCGACGCCCGCGAAGCCCAGCGCAGCTATGAGGCTAACCTGAAAATGTTCGAGCAGACCCGGTCTATGTCTGCCTCGCTGATGGAACTTTTGAGACGCTAACTGAAATTTTTGGAGATCCAGAATGGATATTCGCAGCCTTTCCGCCGCCAGCGGCTATGCCGCCGCCCGCCCTGCCACCAAAGCTGACCCGAATCATGAAAGCACCGGTGCCGGCGCCCAACTGAAGCAGAGCTTTGAAAACTTTACTGCGGCCCTGCAGAACAGCGAGCAAGTCTCGGTGCAGGCGATGACGTCGCAAGCTGATCCGCATGCGCTTGTGCAGGCGCTGGCGCAGACCGAACTGGCGGTCGAAACCGCTGTCACCGTGCGCAACAAGGTCGTCGAGGCCTATCAGGAAATCCTGAGGATGCCGGTCTAAGCCATGATGAGTGAAAGCCTCTTCTATGACACGCTGCGCCAGGCGCTTTGGGCCGCTGTCACCATGGCGACGCCAATCCTGGTCGTCGCGCTGGTGGTCGGTCTGGCCATTGGCCTGTTTCAGGCGCTGACCTCGGTGCAGGAAATGACGCTGACTTTCGTGCCCAAGCTGACTGCGATCCTGGTCGTGTTCTGGATGACAATGGGCTTCATGACACAAACTCTGGTGGCCTTTTTCGACGGCCACGTTGTTCCAATGATTGCCGGAGGCTCGTAATGGGAAACGCAGGTTACGCCACCATTTCACGCCAGTCAGGCCTGATGCGGGAAATGCGCGTCATTGCCAACAACATCGCAAACTCCGCGACGACCGGATACCGCCAGGAAGGGCTGATCTTCTCGGAATTCGTGCAATCCTCGCCCGGCCAGCCGTCCTTGTCGATGTCGCGTGCCAATATCTTCAACACTTCGATGCAGCAGGGGCAGCTGACGAATACCGGCGGTACCTTCGATTTTGCTATCGAAGGGGATGGCTTCTTTATGGTCGAAACCCCCCAGGGGGAGCGGCTGACGCGCTCCGGCGCCTTCTCCCCGAATGCAGACGGTGATCTGGTGACAATGGACGGCTACCGGGTGCTGGATGCAGGCCGCGCGCCGGTCTTTGTACCGCCGGATGCCGGCAAGATCGAAGTGGGCGCGGACGGCTCGCTGAGCGCAAACGGCCGCCTTCTGGGGCAGCTCGGCCTGTTCAAACCGGTCGAGAAACACACGCTTGTGCGCGAGGACGGTGTGATGTTCCGCGTCGAGGGCGACATTGAGGAGAACTTCGACTCGAAGGTCCTGCAGGGCTTTCTTGAAGGCTCCAACGTCAATGCGATTTCCGAAGTCAGCCGGATGATCGAAGTGCAGCGCGCCTATGAGATGGGCCAGAGCTTTCTGCAAGCAGAAGACGAGCGCATCCGCAATGCCATCAAAAACCTGATCAAGTCCTAGGAGAATCCAGATGCGTGCCCTCAAGATCGCAGCAACCGGCATGAGCGCCCAGCAGTTGCGGGTGGAGACTATCTCCAACAACCTCGCCAACATGAACACCACCGCCTACAACGCCCGCCGCGCCGAGTTCGCAGATCTGCACTACCAGCAGATTTCGCGCGCAGGAACTGTGAATGCTTCGGACGGCACCGTGCTGCCGACCGGCGTGCAGGTTGGCCTTGGTGTGCGCCCGGCCGCTGTGTCCGTGCATCTGTCACAGGGGGCGCTGCAGCAGACCAACAACGACTTGGATATCGCCATCGACGGCAAGGGCTACTTGGAGGTGACCCTGCCCTCCGGCCAGACCGCTTATACCCGCGACGGCGCGCTGAAACGCTCGGCCGAAGGGCTGATCGTGACCTCGGACGGTTTCGCAGTGTCGCCGGAAGTCACCATTCCTGACGATGCCACCAGCATTTCGATCAATGCCGAGGGCGAAGTCTACGGGTACTTCGCGGATTCTCCCGAGGGCCAGCTGCTGGGTCAGTTCACCCTGGCCGGCTTCACCAACCCCAAGGGGCTTGAGGCAATCGGCAGCAACCTGTTCACCGAAACAGAAGCCTCGGGCGCAGCCACTGTATCCACCGCTGGCGAAGACGGGCTCGGCACCCTGCGCCAGGGCTATTTGGAAGGCAGCTCGGTCGATGCAGTGCGCGAGGTGACGGAGCTGATCGAAGCCCAGCGCGGTTATGAAATGAACGCCAAGGTCATCTCGGCTGTCGACCAGATGATGGGTGCAACTACACAGGTGCGCTGATGAAACTTGCTCTTGCCTGCCTCACTGCCGCTGCTTTGTGCGCTCCGCCTGCCTGGGCGGACTACCTGATCCCGCTGCGGACAATCCGCGCCAAGGAAATCGTGAACCCCGAAGACCTGGCGCTCAAAAAGGGCGAGATCCTCGGGGCGCTATCGGACCCGGCAGAAGTTACAGGCATGGAAGCACGTGTCTCTCTCTACGCCGGGCGGCCCTTGCGGCCCGGCGATATCGGCCCGCCGGCCATTGTTGAACGTAACGACCTGGTCACCCTGATCTTCCGTCAGGGCGTGCTGACCATTGCCGCGGAAGGGCGTGCCCTGGGCCGCGGTGCCGCTGGTGAAGCTGTCCGGGTCATGAATCTCTCTTCCCGCACCACCGTCACCGGACGGGTCAAGGAAGACGGCTCCGTCGAGGTAAACTGATGACTATGAAATTCTCCCCCGTCAAACCGCTGCTTTTCGGGCTGGCCTTTCTAGGCGCCTGCGGCCGGATGGACCACCTGGGCAAGCCGCCCTCCTTCACCCCTGCCAATGAAAGCCAGGAGCATGTGGCGATGCTGTACCAAGGGCTGCCCGCGCAGACCCAAAACCGGCGCACCGTTGACGGCTCCTCGCTGTGGAGCGGCTCGCAGCAATCGCTGCTCGGCGACCGCCGCGCGATCAAGCGGGGGGATATCCTGACGGTGGTGATCGAGATCGACGAAGAAGCAGAGATCTCCAACGACACCCAGCGTTCGCGGTCGGGGTCCGAAAGCCTGAACATGCCTCAGCTTCTGGGCTTGCCGCAGCGGCTGGACAGAAAATTGCCGGAAGGCGCCACTTCGGCAGACGCTGTGGAGCTTGGCAGCTCCAGTTCCGCCGGCGGCAAGGGTTCCGTGAAACGCAGCGAGAAATTGGAGTTGCGGGTGGCGGCCACCGTTGTCGACGTTCTGCCCAACGGCGTACTGGCGATCAGCGGCACCCAGGAGCTGCGGGTGAACTTCGAACTGCGCGAACTGCTTGTGACCGGGTATGTCCGGCCCCAGGACATCAGCCGCCAGAATGAAATCACCTATGACAAGATTGCTTCGGCGCGCGTTTCTTACGGCGGCCGCGGCCAGATCACCGATGTCCAGCAGCCGCGCTACGGCCAGCAGCTGCTTGACGCTGTCCTGCCGTTCTGAGGGTTGCTATGCTGTCGAAACTCCTGCCAGTCATCCTGCTGATCCTCGGAACCGGAGGCGGCATAGGTGCCGGTATTATGCTGATGCCCGCACCTGAAGAAAAGCATGCTGCCGAACCCGGCAGCGCTGCGAAGCCCGCCGAGGAAACCGCAGAGGAAATCGCTGAAGACGGCGAAGAGAACCAGCGCGAATACATCAAGATCAGCAATCAGTTTGTCGTGCCTGTTGTGGAGCGTGATCAACTGACCTCGCTGGTAGTGCTGTCGCTGAGCCTGGAGGCCAAGCAAGGCACCGGTGAGAAAGTCCGCACCTTAGAGCCAAAACTGCGCGATGTCTTCCTGCAAGTCCTCTTCGACCACGCCAACATGGGCGGCTTCCGCGGCGCTTTCACCCGGTCTGATGTGCTGGAGCCGCTGCGCACCGCCCTGCGCGAGGCTGCGCAGAAACACATCGGCAAGGGTGTGTATGATGTGCTGATCATGGAGATTTCCCGGCAGGACGTCTGACTGCAGCACACCGGTTCAAACTAAAAAAGCCGGCCTCTTGAGGCCGGCTTCTTGCTGCCAGGTACGGATGTCTGCACCTCAGCCTTCCAGCAGCCGGGCCATCTGGGCCTTGGCCAGCTCTGCCTTGTGCCGCTTGCGTTCAGCTGCGGCCATCGTTTCAACCGCATGTTTGCGGCCGAAGGCCTTGCGCAGCTGGTCCATGCTCCGCAGTTTTTGCGCAGTTGCCTTGGCCAGCTCCTGGTTCAGCTGCCGCCGGGTGCGCGTATGCCAGCCCTGCCATAGCAGATCCGCTCCCAGAGCCTTCATCGCATGATCGCCATCGGTCTGCTCGCGCGCAGCCTGCACCTGCACGTTCAGTTTGGTCAGCTGGCCGCGCAGCTCCGCTTCCCGGGCCAGCACGGGCTGAATTTTGGCGTGCTCCTGCATATATTTCGCCGCGGTCACCGCTGCCATCTGATCCAGCATCTTTTGCTTCATGTCACCTTCCCTTTGGCACGCAGGCGCATTTCCTCGGCAAAACGGATTGCCGCAGCCACCGGCGCGTAATGCTCTTCCAAAATTTCATCGCCGATTTCGATCGCCGCGTGCAACGCCCGAGCAGTCGGCGGATCGCTGTGGATCGGAATCCCGTGTTCATTGGCAACCCGCCGGATCGCCGCGGCAATTTCATCGACGCCCTTCGCAACACAGACCGGGGCAGCGCCGGGCTCGCGGCTCCACTGCAGGGCAACCGCATAGTGCGTCGGGTTGACGACCACCACATCCGCCTTGGGCACATCCGCCAGCATCTGTCCCATCGCGATCTGCTGGCCGCGCTGGCGCCGCTGGTTCTTCATATGCGGGTCGCCTTCTGCATCCTTCATTTCGTCCTGGATTTCCTTGCGCGACATCATGTTCTTCCGGCGGTGCTCGGCGTGCTGGAAGGCAGCGTCGACGATCCCGATTGCAAGCGCGATGATGAGCGCCAGAAACAGGAACTCCATCGAAAGCTGCGCCAGCATCAGGACCACCGATTGCGGGCCGGTTCCGGAAGAGGCGATCATCTCGGGCAACCTGTGGGACAGATAGACCCCCAGGCACACTGAATAGAGCGTCAGTTTCACGAAGCTCTTGAAAAACTCGAACAAGCCGGCGCGTCCGAACTTGTTTTTGGCATTCGAGATGATCGAGATGCGCGACAGTTTCGGCTCCAGTTTGGTTGGCGCAAAGACCATCGCCCGCTGCCCGACAATCGACAGCAGAACAATCGCAAAGGGGACAAGAAACCAAGGCAGTACCGGGCGGAACGCGCTTCCGATGAACTCGCCCACCGGCGCTGCGGCGGAGCCTTCAAAAAACAGCGGCGCCAGCCGGTCCGGCTGGTCCAGGTAGGTCATCAGCGCAGTGCCGATCCCCTCAACGCTGCCGCTGCCCGCGGTGTAGAACGCAATGATCAGGCCCAGATAAGCCGCTGCCACCGACAGGTCGGTGGATTTGGCAACTTCGCCTTTTTCCCGGGCCTTGCGGAGTTTCTGTTCCGTTGGCTCAAATGACTTGTCTGAGTCGTCGTCCTGGCCGCTCATGGCATGCCGCCCCCTGGATTTGCAAAGAAGGTCATCAAGGCACGGGACCAGACATCCAGGATCACCGGGCTGCCGACCATCAGGATGAACAGCCCCATGAGCGTGATCACCGGTGCGCCGACCATCGCCACCATAAGCTGAGGCATTGCACGGTTAATCACCCCAAGGGTCAAGTTATAGATCACCGCGGTAATCACAAACGGAGCTGCCAGCGTGAACGCCAGCGAAAAGCTTTGCGAAACCCGGAAAACACCCCACTCTGTCAGTCCGGCAGCAACCGGGAACTGGCCTGCCGGAAACATCCGGTAAGAGCTGATCAGCAGTTCCGCAACCCGCACATGCAGCCCCATCATAGTGGCGAGGGTCACGCCGGAGATCATTAGAACGGCGCCAAGAGCCGGCATCGGCTCTGCTCCGATGCCGCCCAGAACCTGCGACAGCGAAGTGGCTTGCGCCGCCATCGTGCCAGCGGTCTGCAACGCCAGCACAAAGATCCGGACGCCGATGCCCAAGGCCAGGCCGATTATGGCTTCGGTCACCGCAAAGCGGGCGTAGGCCAGCACGTTGTCCGGTTCAGGAAATGCAGGCAGAGCCGGTGCCACGACGAATGTAAAGGCTGCGGCCACTGCCAGCTTAACCCGCGCAGGCACATAAAGCTCCCCCATTGCAGGCAACACCGACACCATCGCTGCCACTCTCAGGAACACAATGGCGGCGTGCCAGAACCCTGCCCCCAGCATCAGAACCAGCTCTGGCGGCAGGAAGTCCAGGTTCATGCCTGCACCATGCCAACAAGCGCAGGCCGTGCTTCCAGGCCGATTTCTTCGAAGGACAGCACTGGATTGGTGATGCCGCGGGATTTTAGAATCGTCCTCAGATAGCGGCGGCGGCGGGTCGAGGTCACCACCGCGGCAAACACACCTTGATCGGTGATCGTCGAAAGCTTGTCGCTCAGCCCGTCAGCAAGACGGTTGAACAGATCCGGCGGCAGCGCGATGTCCAGCCCCGCACCTTGCGCATCGACTTGATAGGTTGAGAACTTGTCCTCCCATTCCGGCGCTAGCTGGATCAGCGGAATGGTCCCATCCTCACGTTTCATCTCAGCCACCAGCTGGAACCCAAGGCGCTGGCGCACGTGCTCGCAGATCAGCTCAGGCTGCGTGGTGTGCAGACGTGCCTCTGCAATCGATTCCAGGATCAAAGGCATGTTGCGGATAGACACCCGCTCCTCCAGCAGCAGCCGCAGGACAGCGTGCAGCGTGTCCATCGGCACCTTGTCGGGCACCAGCGCATCCAGCAGCTTGCGGTTTGCCTCGGCTCGGAAGCTGTCGGAGAGCTGCGTCATTTCATCCAGCAGGCGGCGCAACGACTTGAGCGTCAGCAAGCGGCTGAAGTTCTGCTTGATAATCTCCAGCAAATGGGTCGCCAGGATTTCCGGCGGCGTGACCACAGTAGCGCCAGCCAGCGCCGCCTGTTCCTGTGCCTTGGCCGAAATCCAGCGCGCCGGCGCGCCATAGACCGGCTCGGTCACATCAGTGCCAGGCGGCAGCGCATCATGGTTGTCGGGCATCAACGCCAGAACCATATCGGGGTGCAGAGTGCCGCGAACCTGTTCGACGCCCTGCACCTTGATCACATACGTTCCCCGCTCCAGATCGTGCTGATCGGTCAGCCGGATCTCCGGCAGGATCAGGCCGAATGTCGTTGCGATGTGGGACCGCATATTCGCGATCCGCGCGTCCAGGCCGGTGCCTTCATCCAGCACCATGCTGACCAGATCGGGCGCAAACTCCAGATGCAGATCGTCGAGATCCAGAATGTCGCCCAGCGGCCGCGAGGCAGACGGATCGGCGGCTTCCTCGATCTTTTCCTCGATCTCGGCTTCTGCATCGTCCTTCTTCTTCTTGGCCACCCGGAAAGCGGAATAGCCCAGAACCCCGCCGCCGATCACGAAGGGAATAAAAGGCAGGCCCGGCACCAGCGCAAACAGCACCATCAGCACCGCAACTGTGGTCAACGCTGCCGGGTGGCGGCCGAACTGGTCGAACAGAGCGATATCGGTGGCGCCAGTGGTGCCGCCGCGCGCCAGCAGCAGTGCTGCCGCAATGGAAATGATCACCGAGGGGATCTGCGAGACCAGGCCGTCGCCGACCGTCAGAATGGCATAGGTCTCAAACGCGCTGCCAACAGGCATCCCGTGGACCAGCACCCCCATGATCAGCCCCATGACGAGGTTCAGCAAAGTGATAAGGAGACCAGCGATTGCGTCCCCCTTGACGAACTTCGACGCACCGTCCAGCGAGCCGAAGAAGGTCGTTTCCTGCTGGTCACGCTCGCGCCGTTCCTTGGCAGTCTGGTGGTCGATGGCGCCCGCGGACATGTCCGCGTCGATCGCCAGCTGCTTGCCTGGCATCCCGTCCAGTGCAAAGCGCGCGCCCACTTCGGCCATCCGCGCCGCGCCTTTGGTGATCACCATGAAGTTGACGATCAAAAGCACCCCGAAAACAACCAGGCCGAGGAACACACTGCCCCCCATGACGAACTGGGCGAATCCTTCGATCACATTGCCGGCCGCATCGGTGCCCGAATGGCCTTGGCCGATAATCAGCTTGGTGGAGGAGACGTTCAGTGACAGGCGCAGCATCAGCGACGCCAGCAGAACCGTTGGAAAAGACGAAAAATCCAGCGGTCTTTCAATGAACAGGGTGATGGTGAAAATCAGGATGGCAAGCGCAAAGGAGGCTGCCAGCCCGACGTCCAGCACCCAGGCCGGCATTGGCAGGATCATCATCACGATGATCGCCATCAGCGCCAGCGCCAGCAGGACAGTAGGGCTGAAAACTTGTTCCGTCGTTAGCTTAGGCACAGTACAGGCCCCATTTCTTGAATGCATTCAATTGATTGATAGACGGGAAGTCCGCCAGGGACTGGCTGCCCAAGGCCCTCCGGTGCCGCAGCGGCAGCACCAAAAGCAGCCATCCGGCTGCCGGCCTGTCAGCAGGCCCGCCCGCAACGGCCAGCGTCGTGGCAGCATCTGGCGGCGCAGGCCGGTGGGTAGCGTCTTTGAAGAGAAATGTGAAAAGGGCACTGGCGATGGCCATAGCCCCGCGTACAGCGTGCGTTGCGCGCGAACGCAGCCCTTGCGGGCAAAGTATCGAGTTGTTTTCCGGCATTCTGCCCGTTCCAGATCAGGATTCACCCGCCTAACAGGTTACCAGCAGCCAGTTGACAAAGTGTTATCAGCGAATAGCAAAGGCCGCCCCGGGCGGGGCGGCCGGAACGCAGCAAAAAAGTTCCGGATCACCGTTCTTCTTCAGGAGCGTCCTGTGCCGTGCCGATCTGGTTGAGCAAATCGGCGATACCGCCCCGCGTCCCTTCGCTGCTCTCCACCAGCGCCCGCGCATAAGCCAGCGGCGGCAAACTGTCCGGATCCTTGACGGTTTCGCCGATTTTGGTTGTGACAGAGGCGACTGTGCCGAATTGCGCCCCTTCCTCCGGCTCGATTTCTTCTATCGCCCCCAGGTCTTCCGAGTGCCAGAAGCCGCGGGCGGCTGCGTCTTTCTCATCCTCTGCCAGCAGATACTCCCCGGCGCGGCCATATTCGCCGTTGCGCCACAAAGCCTCGGCGCGCAGGCGGTTGGCCCTGGAGCCGTCCAGCCCCATTAGTTCAACCAGCGCCCGGTGCGGCTTGTCCAGGGCGAGCGCGGCTTCGGCCATCATTAAGCGGCGGGTTTCATCCTGCGGGGCCAGGGACAGCTTGTTGAGCAGTTCCTGAGCGTAGTCGGCAAATCCGAGATCCAGCAGCCGGCGGGCCACTGGCACGGCGACAGGAGCCGCCTCAGCCGCCGTTGCCTGTCCGGCGAACACCAGTCCGTACTGCAGGAAAGTCACATCATCCGCGCGTTCTGCCAGCAGTACCATCAACGGCTCCAGCGCCGCAGCCCGCGCACTTGGGCCATCCCGCTCCGTCAGCCCCTTAAGTTCCTGAAACGCTTCGTGAAACTGTCCCATCAGCGCAAGCGACGAAACCTGAGCCCTGCGCAGTTCGACGCCAAGCTCCGTGTCACGGTTTTCAAGCTCGTAGGAGGCAATCAGGTCCGGCACATCAGGCGACAACGCCTTGCGCTCTTTCACACTGAGAGCAACCAAGTCAATCAGCGCAGCCGGTGCATTCCCCGTGCGCTCCGCAACTTCGCTGGTCAGCTCTTCAGCCACTTTCTCTGTGTCGCCCGCAAGTTCGGCAATCGCCGCCTCGGCAAGGTTGATCTCCGGCACTTCTTCAATTCCGGTCCGGTCCACAGCCCGCAGCACCGCTTCTGCGACATGATGCTCACCGGCTTCGGCAAACATTTTACTGACCCGCGGACCCAAATGCACTCTGAGGTGCGTGGGCAACTTGGAAAACGCCTGTTGTATAGCATCGGTGTTCGCGTTTTTCTTCACCGCACCGTCAGCCAGCGCGCCCCAGAACGCGCTGTTGCTTTCGCACGCTTGCTGTCCCGAAAACGGGTGTTGGGGCGGAAGATCCGTGCCATCCATCAGCACTGCCATCGCGTCCAGCAAGGCCGCATCCTGGCTGGCCTGCTCCGCGGGCGGCAGCATCGCCAGCATAGAACGGGCTTCCGCCCCAAAGCCGAAATAGAGATAGATCCGGGCTAGAGCGTAAACTCCAGCTGGGTTGACGTCGTCGAATTCCCTGACCAGCGCGCTGCGCAGCGGTCCGATCTGATCGGCAAACGGACTCTCATTGCCCCAATGGTGGATCGCCACGTCCCTGTCCGGAATACAGTGCAGGGCTTCATTGCTGCCGTCGCTCAGGGCCGCCATCAAACCGGTTTCACGGTCGATTGCAGAAGTAACGGAGATGTGGTCCAGCGGATTCAAGGGCCGGTCCGTACGGCCCAGAGGATCGAGGCCGGCAGCCGTGCCGGCGCCTGGCGGCCCATCCGCCGCCACGCTCACCAGTCCCTGGTTTGCTGCCCGACCGATTTGCTGCAGCAACCGCTGCTCGGATTCCTTGACCACCGCAGCGCGTTCAGTCTCCTCCATACTAAGAAGCAATCCGGCGTCCGTAAGCTCCGGCAGCATCCCTTGGGCAGCGCCTTCGTCTGCTGAAGGGACGCTGCTGCGATCCAACGGCAGAACAATATCCTCTGCCGCCTGTTCCTCCGCCCCAGAAGGCGCAGCTTCCGGGTTCGGCACCAGGGTGCTGTCCTGTGGCCTGACTGTGCGTCCCGGTTCTGACTGCCCGGCAACCGCGGCAGCCATTTCAAGCGCCATCCGTGCGTCCGCCGCGGCGGACTGGGAAAAACCGAAACGGTAGCCCCCGCCTGTATCCGGTGTGGTTATCGGAAGAATGCTGCTAGCCGTAGTGTATTGCGGCTGCGGTGCGGGTTTACCGCCATCCCGGATATCCACCACAAGGTAGCCATCCTCCTGCACATAGGAGGTGACCGTGCACTCGCAGCCCAGTTGCAGCCGCAGCGGCTGGCCGGGGCCGTTCTGCCCCAATGATTGCAACCGGGTGCGGGGAATCAGGTTGAAGACCCGGGATGTGTCAAAGACCACCTCAGGGGCGTCAATGTTGATAGTTGCCGTATATCCGCTTTGGGTCAGCGACCAGTCCGCGCCGTTTGGCAGGCGCATCACCAAACGCGTGAACCCCTTGTGCTCACCCGAGCGGGTCACGACTGTCTGCGCCTGGACAGTGCCGGCCGTCAAAAGAACGGCCGCCGTGGCAAGTGCTCGCCAGATCATGCTGCGTCCTGTTTCACCGATTTGAGGGCTTCTTCCAGCTCCGAGAAGCCGGGACGGAAATGCGACGGCGTATTCTGACGGCCCACCTCAATGCAAATCGCGGCTGCGTGGTTATGCAGGTTGGCCACCAGCACCTCGCGGATCAGCTGGTAGAAATGAGCGTCTTCTTCGACGACGGCTTTGACCTTGCCCGCGAAGGGCGCAACGAGGCCATAGGACAGAAACACGCCAAGGAATGTCCCGACCAGCGCGCCGCCGATCAGTTTGCCCAGAACCTCAGGCGGCTGATCGATCGAGCCCATGGTCTTGATCACACCCAGAACCGCCGCAACGATCCCAAGGGCGGGCAGGCCGTCGGCCATAGTCTGCAGCGCATGGCTGGAGTGCAGCGCGTGGTGCAGGTTGGCTTCCATCCGCTTTTCCAGCACTTCTTCAACCTGGTGCGGATCGTCATAATTCATCGACGCCGAGCGCATGGTATCGCAGATCAGGTTCACGGCTTCCTTGTCCCCCAGAATCTTGGGGTATTTATTGAAAACCGAGGAATTTTCCGGGTCTTCGATATGCTGTTCCACTTCAACCGGATTGGCCCGCGCGATTCGGATCAGTGCAAACAGTAGACAGAGGAGGTCGCGGTAGTCGTCAGGCTTCCACTTGGGGCCCTTGAACACCTTTCCGATGTCCTTGAGCGTGTGCTTGACGCCGCCCATGTCATTGGCAATCAGAAACGCCCCAACAGCGGCGCCGCCGATCATCATCATCTCAAACGGCAGAGACTTCAGAATGATCGCCATCTTGCCGCCGGCCAGAAGGTATCCGCCGAACACCATGGCAAAGATCACCACTATGCCTACAATCCCGATCATAGGTCCACTCCGAATTCCGTTGGTTTTTATTAGCTTAAGCGAGTCTTCCTAAGGAAAGACTAAGCTTGCGCGCCCAAGTCACTCCTTGGGCACTGCACCGTTGCGCCCGGCCAGGACGACGCTGATGGTATAGGCGGCTTCCGGGCTAAGGCCCGCCATGATTCCCGCCGCGGCCTCCGGCTGCATCCGGGCGAGAAAACCAGCCGCAAATGCCGGATCCATTTCCTCGAACAGGGCCGCAGCTTCCTTTGGCTTCATCTGTTCATAGACGGAGGTCAGGCGGGTCACGTCCTCCTCAGTTGCGCCATCGGCGAGGGCGAGAGTCGCGCGCAGCTTCTCCTCTGCCTGCTCCAGCGCCGCCAGCTTCCTGTCGATAGCCTGATCAGCAATTTCCAGCGCCTTCATCCGGTCTTGGATCTCCGCTTCGCGGGCGGCCAGTGCCTGCTCCCGCTCCTGGAAGGCCGCCAGCATTGTCTGCAGCTCAGCCGAGGTTGGCATTGATTCGCGCTGCGGCTCTCCCTTGTGGGCCGGCTCTTCGATGCCCGGCTCCTTCAGGCTGGCCACTTCGCGGGCGATCGCAGGCCCGGCTTCCAAGCCCAGCCGCACTGCGGCAGAGCCCATCAGCAGAACCGCCAGCATCATCAGCGTGCCGCCACGCCGCAAGCGCTTGGATTTAGTTGCCGTCTTCGCCATTACGCCACCCGGTTCTGGCTGCGGTTATGGCGGACAAACATCAGGCCCGAGGGCTTAGCCTCTTCCTGATCTGCCGCGGCCGGCTTCGAGTCGGCCTCATAGGCGGCGGCCATCGCTTCATCTTCCGCAGCGGGTTCCGCTTGCGGGGCCGCAGTTCCGGCCTCGGGGATGTCATGCATGGACGCCATCATCAGCTCCAGCCGCTGAGCCACCGACTCGGCGCGGCCCGTCAGCTGCTGCAGCGCCTTGCTGGAGCCGTCAGACACCTGCTGCGCCGATTGCAGCGACTTATTCAAGTCATCCACCTGGGCAGACAGTACGGCAACCGCGCCGCCCACGCCCTTTTCAAGGTCATTGAACCGCTTCAGCCTGCGTGACAGCACCAGACAATAGAATCCGGCGCCCAGCGCTCCGGCCGCAAGCAGGATATCAGCAATAATGTCCATCCTGTCCTCCTAGTTCAGTACGAAATCCATGATCAGCAGATCGCGCACCCGGCCCTGGCCGGTGGCAATATTGATCCGCCGCAGCATCTGCGCTCTCAGTTTCGGCAGAGCCATCGGATCAGTCAGATCCTCAAGCTCCAGTGCTCTCA is a genomic window of Leisingera caerulea DSM 24564 containing:
- the flgC gene encoding flagellar basal body rod protein FlgC, giving the protein MSEFSKALSVTASGLKAQAARLRHVSENISNADTPGYRRKAVPFESVRELRTDVEHVRTGRVTLDRSELQKVYDPSHPLADESGHFEGSNVDLMIEIADAREAQRSYEANLKMFEQTRSMSASLMELLRR
- the fliE gene encoding flagellar hook-basal body complex protein FliE, which gives rise to MDIRSLSAASGYAAARPATKADPNHESTGAGAQLKQSFENFTAALQNSEQVSVQAMTSQADPHALVQALAQTELAVETAVTVRNKVVEAYQEILRMPV
- a CDS encoding flagellar biosynthetic protein FliQ, whose translation is MMSESLFYDTLRQALWAAVTMATPILVVALVVGLAIGLFQALTSVQEMTLTFVPKLTAILVVFWMTMGFMTQTLVAFFDGHVVPMIAGGS
- a CDS encoding flagellar hook-basal body complex protein encodes the protein MGNAGYATISRQSGLMREMRVIANNIANSATTGYRQEGLIFSEFVQSSPGQPSLSMSRANIFNTSMQQGQLTNTGGTFDFAIEGDGFFMVETPQGERLTRSGAFSPNADGDLVTMDGYRVLDAGRAPVFVPPDAGKIEVGADGSLSANGRLLGQLGLFKPVEKHTLVREDGVMFRVEGDIEENFDSKVLQGFLEGSNVNAISEVSRMIEVQRAYEMGQSFLQAEDERIRNAIKNLIKS
- the flgG gene encoding flagellar basal-body rod protein FlgG, translated to MRALKIAATGMSAQQLRVETISNNLANMNTTAYNARRAEFADLHYQQISRAGTVNASDGTVLPTGVQVGLGVRPAAVSVHLSQGALQQTNNDLDIAIDGKGYLEVTLPSGQTAYTRDGALKRSAEGLIVTSDGFAVSPEVTIPDDATSISINAEGEVYGYFADSPEGQLLGQFTLAGFTNPKGLEAIGSNLFTETEASGAATVSTAGEDGLGTLRQGYLEGSSVDAVREVTELIEAQRGYEMNAKVISAVDQMMGATTQVR
- the flgA gene encoding flagellar basal body P-ring formation chaperone FlgA gives rise to the protein MKLALACLTAAALCAPPAWADYLIPLRTIRAKEIVNPEDLALKKGEILGALSDPAEVTGMEARVSLYAGRPLRPGDIGPPAIVERNDLVTLIFRQGVLTIAAEGRALGRGAAGEAVRVMNLSSRTTVTGRVKEDGSVEVN
- the flgH gene encoding flagellar basal body L-ring protein FlgH, with product MTMKFSPVKPLLFGLAFLGACGRMDHLGKPPSFTPANESQEHVAMLYQGLPAQTQNRRTVDGSSLWSGSQQSLLGDRRAIKRGDILTVVIEIDEEAEISNDTQRSRSGSESLNMPQLLGLPQRLDRKLPEGATSADAVELGSSSSAGGKGSVKRSEKLELRVAATVVDVLPNGVLAISGTQELRVNFELRELLVTGYVRPQDISRQNEITYDKIASARVSYGGRGQITDVQQPRYGQQLLDAVLPF
- a CDS encoding flagellar basal body-associated FliL family protein, which encodes MLSKLLPVILLILGTGGGIGAGIMLMPAPEEKHAAEPGSAAKPAEETAEEIAEDGEENQREYIKISNQFVVPVVERDQLTSLVVLSLSLEAKQGTGEKVRTLEPKLRDVFLQVLFDHANMGGFRGAFTRSDVLEPLRTALREAAQKHIGKGVYDVLIMEISRQDV